The following coding sequences lie in one Lolium perenne isolate Kyuss_39 chromosome 2, Kyuss_2.0, whole genome shotgun sequence genomic window:
- the LOC127330872 gene encoding protein neprosin-like: protein MGYFSLAAVLMLLVFAGGSNAARLYPTSQEKFNNGTSFLSQADSTNSVTLKTYWAGHRMHAGESGGFYGFSATMDVYDFSLASDQYSFALAQIFNPGDGAVTSMNSIQIGWEINPLTYGGDSHAHLAAYWTNDGYQNTHCLNTACPGFQPEAGAAIFLGDVIEPVSQPNGVKQNITIKVLKDRASGDWLVHYGFNQHEPTLIGRYPKSLFTGGLAERASDITIGGAVMTPRSTDLVPMGSGYLPSTTVAAAFSNFQIIDQNGQASLVNQDLPVRVTRPGMYSVTPVINGQFFYGGPFQSPT, encoded by the exons ATGGGCTACTTTTCTCTAGCCGCCGTGTTGATGCTGCTGGTTTTCGCCGGTGGAAGCAATGCAGCGCGGCTCTACCCAACAAGCCAGGAG AAGTTCAACAACGGAACAAGCTTCTTGAGTCAAGCGGATTCGACCAATTCCGTTACCCTCAAAACCTAC TGGGCAGGTCACCGGATGCATGCGGGAGAGTCCGGTGGTTTCTACGGATTCAGCGCGACCATGGACGTTTATGATTTCTCCCTAGCCAGCGACCAATACAGTTTCGCCCTTGCTCAAATCTTCAACCCAGGAGATGGTGCAGTAACCAGCATGAACTCCATCCAGATTGGTTGGGAG ATCAACCCACTGACTTATGGTGGTGATTCACATGCTCATTTAGCAGCCTATTGGACG AATGATGGTTATCAAAACACGCATTGCCTCAACACCGCCTGTCCAGGTTTCCAGCCTGAGGCTGGCGCAGCCATATTCCTTGGAGATGTCATTGAGCCTGTCTCCCAGCCCAACGGAGTCAAGCAAAACATCACAATCAAAGTCCTCAAG GACCGTGCATCGGGAGACTGGCTGGTGCATTATGGGTTTAACCAGCATGAACCCACATTGATCGGTCGTTACCCTAAGTCATTATTCACTGGCGGCTTGGCAGAACGAGCAAGTGACATCACCATTGGTGGTGCCGTCATGACGCCTCGTAGTACGGATCTAGTCCCCATGGGCAGCGGCTACCTCCCTTCGACGACTGTGGCAGCGGCGTTCAGCAACTTCCAGATCATCGATCAGAACGGGCAAGCTTCACTCGTGAATCAGGACTTACCAGTACGTGTCACTCGACCGGGCATGTACTCAGTGACTCCTGTGATCAACGGGCAGTTCTTCTATGGCGGACCCTTCCAGTCGCCGACGTGA